One window of Bacteroidales bacterium genomic DNA carries:
- a CDS encoding FtsX-like permease family protein — translation MKVPKNRYAKTLKLLRESFLFAWHAVGVNRLRTLLSLLGITIGIFAIISVFTMIDSLQWNIRNSISSLGDDVIYIQKWPWSFESNYRWWDYLKRPVPKYSEYEELKRRSNTAQAVGIYVAGQFTVKYRNNSAKDIIVWANSHEFNQIRPIEFEKGRYFTEAESRAGRNVAIMGNELASKLFQGQDPLGKEFKIGSFKFRVIGVPIKEGNNIFGGGSLDNLVVIPLNAARNMIDLRSDRSEPTIMVKAKPGVALQEMVDEMEGLMRSIRRLKPTQESNFALNQASILNRGLDQIFSVIKIAGWFIGIFSIIVGGFGIANIMFVSVKERTNIIGIQKALGAKNYFILTQFLFEAVLLAVAGGILGLVVVFLGALWIRTSTTFYVFLSLDNILMGVVISATIGILSGIFPARKAALLNPVEAIATTF, via the coding sequence TTTCTTTTTGCCTGGCATGCCGTGGGAGTGAACCGGCTTCGCACGCTTCTGTCATTGCTTGGCATTACCATCGGCATTTTTGCCATCATATCGGTTTTTACCATGATCGATTCGCTCCAGTGGAACATCAGGAACAGTATCAGCTCTCTGGGTGACGATGTTATCTATATACAGAAATGGCCCTGGTCTTTTGAATCGAATTACCGGTGGTGGGACTACCTGAAACGTCCTGTTCCCAAATACTCTGAATACGAAGAACTGAAGCGCAGGTCCAATACTGCCCAGGCAGTAGGGATTTACGTTGCCGGACAGTTTACGGTAAAATACCGGAATAACTCGGCCAAGGACATCATTGTCTGGGCCAACAGCCACGAATTCAACCAGATACGTCCCATTGAATTCGAAAAAGGCCGTTACTTCACCGAAGCAGAATCGCGGGCCGGAAGAAACGTGGCCATCATGGGCAATGAACTGGCTTCCAAACTGTTTCAGGGCCAGGACCCGCTGGGCAAAGAATTTAAGATCGGTTCGTTTAAATTCCGGGTAATCGGTGTTCCCATCAAGGAAGGAAATAATATTTTCGGGGGGGGCAGTCTCGACAACCTTGTGGTGATACCTCTGAATGCTGCCAGGAACATGATTGATCTGCGCAGTGACCGCAGTGAACCCACCATCATGGTGAAAGCCAAACCGGGGGTGGCCCTTCAGGAGATGGTGGACGAAATGGAAGGCCTCATGCGCAGTATCCGCAGGCTGAAACCCACCCAGGAAAGCAACTTTGCGCTCAACCAGGCCAGCATCCTCAACCGGGGCCTTGACCAGATCTTCAGCGTCATTAAAATTGCCGGATGGTTTATCGGCATCTTTTCCATTATTGTGGGCGGATTCGGAATCGCCAACATCATGTTTGTTTCGGTAAAGGAACGCACCAACATCATTGGCATCCAGAAAGCGCTGGGAGCAAAAAACTATTTTATCCTCACGCAGTTTCTGTTCGAAGCCGTGCTTCTGGCCGTTGCCGGCGGAATCCTCGGCCTGGTGGTTGTTTTTCTCGGGGCCCTCTGGATCAGAACCTCCACAACCTTCTATGTTTTTCTTTCCCTCGACAACATTCTGATGGGAGTAGTGATTTCGGCCACCATCGGCATTCTTTCCGGAATCTTCCCTGCACGGAAAGCAGCCCTCCTCAACCCGGTGGAAGCCATCGCCACAACCTTCTGA
- a CDS encoding bifunctional riboflavin kinase/FAD synthetase — translation MRIFHDIQECCAFRKPVVTIGTFDGVHRGHEVVLSALKDIARNIGGESVVITLWPHPRAVLQPEGGNIRILSTLDEKILLLEQKGIDNLLVLPFTRELASLSPEEFLRFYLVQKIKVHTLVVGFDHQFGKNRQGDIELLRTFAAQNSIDVYQPEAHLVDGQKVSSTLIRKLLENGQIEQANDFLGYAYPLTGSVTGGSRIGRTIGFPTANIEPADPMKLIPAGGVYAVTVLAGGVWRQGMLNIGRRPTISDNPLHQTIEVHIFDYDQDLYGKNLTLAFHFRLRDEMKFSNVQELKRQLERDAVHARSLLASVKLKQ, via the coding sequence GTGCGTATTTTTCATGATATTCAGGAATGCTGTGCTTTCCGGAAGCCTGTGGTCACCATCGGCACGTTCGACGGAGTACACAGGGGCCATGAGGTAGTGCTCAGCGCCCTGAAAGATATCGCCCGGAATATCGGAGGAGAGTCGGTTGTCATCACCCTCTGGCCGCATCCCCGGGCCGTTCTTCAGCCCGAAGGCGGAAACATCCGCATCCTCTCCACCCTCGACGAAAAAATACTCCTGCTGGAACAAAAGGGCATTGACAACCTGCTTGTTTTACCCTTTACCCGGGAACTTGCTTCCCTGAGTCCCGAAGAATTTCTCCGATTCTACCTTGTTCAGAAAATAAAGGTTCACACCCTGGTGGTAGGTTTTGACCATCAGTTCGGGAAAAACCGCCAGGGCGACATAGAGCTTCTGCGTACCTTTGCCGCACAAAACTCCATTGACGTGTACCAGCCCGAAGCCCATCTTGTTGACGGGCAAAAGGTCAGTTCGACATTAATCCGCAAACTGCTGGAGAACGGGCAAATTGAGCAGGCAAACGACTTTCTCGGGTATGCCTATCCTCTTACAGGCAGTGTTACCGGAGGAAGCCGCATTGGCCGGACCATCGGTTTCCCGACAGCCAACATCGAACCGGCCGACCCCATGAAGCTGATCCCTGCCGGCGGAGTATATGCCGTTACTGTGCTGGCCGGCGGAGTATGGCGGCAGGGCATGCTGAACATCGGCCGGCGTCCGACCATCAGCGACAATCCGTTGCACCAGACCATCGAGGTGCATATCTTCGACTATGATCAGGATTTGTACGGCAAAAATCTTACCTTAGCATTCCATTTCAGACTGCGCGATGAGATGAAATTCAGCAATGTGCAGGAACTGAAACGGCAACTTGAACGGGATGCAGTGCATGCCCGTTCGTTGCTTGCATCTGTAAAACTGAAACAATAG
- the rsmA gene encoding ribosomal RNA small subunit methyltransferase A, giving the protein MVYVRPKKHLGQHFLTDANIARKIAASVPEVSSLPLLEIGPGKGILTEYLLDAFGKNFYAVEIDPEAAAVLKERFPELGERLITGDFLTLPLEELFPHQVGLAGNLPYNISSQIFFRLLDHYSRIPFMVCMVQKEVAERIASPGGNKDYGILSVLLQAYYTVEYLFTVNEKVFSPPPKVKSAVIRLIRKETLPGCDFGKLKNLVKAAFNQRRKMLRNSLSAYPELLENFPSVAELRPENLSVEDFISLAQAL; this is encoded by the coding sequence ATGGTATATGTCCGTCCAAAAAAACACCTGGGACAGCATTTTCTCACCGATGCCAATATTGCTCGTAAGATAGCCGCTTCGGTTCCTGAGGTTTCTTCCCTGCCCCTGCTGGAAATAGGCCCGGGAAAGGGAATCCTTACGGAATATCTGTTGGATGCATTCGGAAAGAATTTTTATGCGGTTGAAATTGATCCGGAGGCGGCGGCCGTTTTGAAGGAACGTTTTCCGGAACTTGGAGAACGGCTGATAACCGGCGATTTTCTTACGCTTCCGCTTGAGGAGTTATTTCCTCATCAGGTAGGCCTGGCCGGGAATCTGCCCTACAATATTTCGAGCCAGATTTTTTTCCGGCTGCTCGACCATTACAGCAGAATTCCCTTTATGGTTTGCATGGTGCAGAAGGAAGTGGCCGAGCGGATTGCTTCGCCCGGAGGGAACAAAGATTACGGCATTCTGAGTGTTTTGCTGCAGGCATATTATACGGTCGAATACCTTTTTACCGTAAACGAGAAAGTTTTTTCCCCACCGCCTAAAGTGAAGTCGGCCGTAATTCGCCTTATCCGTAAGGAAACCCTTCCCGGCTGTGATTTTGGGAAGCTGAAAAATCTTGTGAAGGCGGCATTTAATCAGCGGCGCAAGATGCTGCGCAATTCCCTCTCCGCTTATCCCGAACTGCTGGAAAATTTTCCTTCAGTGGCTGAGCTGAGGCCTGAAAATCTGAGCGTGGAAGATTTTATTTCCCTGGCACAGGCACTTTAA